One Aegilops tauschii subsp. strangulata cultivar AL8/78 chromosome 7, Aet v6.0, whole genome shotgun sequence genomic window carries:
- the LOC141027404 gene encoding uncharacterized protein, translated as MRTGQAGPLKTSADKWPQIRNEQRGDRGSYGSGVREILTAQANASDGNTESSSSSATGWHNLPDDLVGMVRRRISSPRDRVRLAAVCRPWHDAASRLPAQPAVPALILSPYGRSKKKHMCGPCDSWVLRVPGKAVRKRFVGSHHGGWIAAKDDHQLVIVNLFSGVEVPLTANQKMIASIPTVKGPHNIKKIIFSEDPASSDGCVLAAITHEGNSIAVCRVGCRDGRWSAHL; from the coding sequence ATGCGTACAGGCCAAGCTGGGCCGTTGAAGACCAGCGCCGATAAATGGCCGCAGATCCGCAACGAACAGAGAGGAGATCGGGGCTCGTACGGATCTGGAGTTCGAGAGATATTGACGGCGCAAGCGAACGCGAGCGATGGCAACACCGAGTCGTCGTCTTCGTCGGCGACGGGATGGCACAACCTTCCCGACGACCTCGTCGGCATGGTTCGCCGCAGGATCTCCTCCCCGCGCGACCGCGTGCGCCTCGCCGCCGTCTGCAGGCCATGGCACGACGCGGCGTCGCGGCTCCCGGCGCAGCCGGCCGTCCCAGCTCTCATACTCTCGCCATATGGACGTAGCAAGAAGAAGCACATGTGCGGCCCCTGCGACAGTTGGGTCCTACGCGTCCCGGGCAAGGCGGTCAGGAAGCGGTTCGTCGGTTCCCACCATGGCGGCTGGATCGCCGCCAAGGATGACCACCAGCTCGTGATTGTAAATCTCTTCTCCGGCGTCGAGGTGCCGCTCACCGCCAACCAGAAGATGATTGCTTCTATACCCACGGTCAAAGGCCCTCACAACATCAAGAAAATCATCTTCTCCGAAGACCCAGCCTCCTCCGATGGCTGCGTTCTCGCCGCCATTACACATGAAGGTAATAGTATTGCTGTGTGCAGAGTAGGTTGCCGGGACGGCAGATGGTCTGCACATCTTTGA